A genome region from Bordetella genomosp. 10 includes the following:
- a CDS encoding FecR domain-containing protein: MTDGTFASRLVPPGPPIPPAVSRQAVAWMVALQADAVPDDARADWQAWLQAHPDHRRAWEHLQTAGKLLHGLPPAAAHGVLRGRLANPDRRRALKRLGIVSAGGLLLATAAYRHQAGRERYATRTGERREVMLADGTRVLLNTCSAIEACVDERQRLIAHTAGEILVTTAPRAAPRPPLWVDTPQGRLSSLDARFAVRLYDDYARLDVYEGAVEVRPALLPDSPTLIRQGAQVRYTAGSVDLPQPLSIDTLAWTSGMLVADRMRLDNFLNELARYRPGYLRCALEVAALQVSGSYPVADTDRVLDMLARTLPVRIERFSRYWVTVKPRAERA, translated from the coding sequence ATGACCGACGGCACGTTCGCCTCCCGCCTCGTCCCCCCAGGCCCTCCCATTCCTCCCGCGGTCAGCCGCCAGGCCGTGGCGTGGATGGTCGCCTTGCAGGCCGACGCGGTGCCGGACGACGCGCGCGCCGATTGGCAAGCCTGGCTCCAGGCGCATCCCGACCATCGCCGCGCCTGGGAGCATTTGCAAACGGCGGGCAAGCTGCTGCACGGCTTGCCGCCGGCCGCGGCGCACGGCGTGTTGCGAGGGCGGCTTGCGAATCCCGACAGGCGCCGGGCGCTCAAGCGCCTGGGCATCGTGTCGGCTGGCGGCCTGCTACTGGCCACGGCCGCCTATCGCCATCAGGCAGGCCGAGAGCGCTACGCCACCCGCACCGGCGAGCGCCGGGAAGTCATGCTGGCCGACGGGACGCGGGTCCTGCTCAATACGTGCAGCGCCATCGAAGCCTGTGTCGACGAGCGCCAGCGGCTGATCGCGCACACCGCGGGTGAGATCCTGGTCACCACGGCCCCGCGCGCGGCGCCGCGGCCGCCGCTGTGGGTGGACACCCCCCAAGGCAGATTGAGTTCCCTGGACGCGCGCTTTGCCGTGCGCCTGTACGACGACTATGCCCGCCTGGACGTGTACGAGGGCGCGGTGGAAGTGCGACCGGCGCTGCTGCCGGATTCGCCCACTCTGATCCGGCAGGGCGCGCAAGTCCGCTACACAGCCGGATCGGTGGACCTGCCCCAACCGCTGTCCATCGATACCCTGGCCTGGACGAGCGGCATGCTGGTGGCGGACCGGATGCGGCTGGACAATTTCCTCAACGAACTGGCGCGCTATCGCCCGGGCTACTTGCGCTGTGCGCTGGAGGTGGCCGCCTTGCAGGTGTCCGGCAGCTATCCCGTGGCCGATACGGACAGGGTGCTGGACATGCTGGCGCGCACGCTGCCCGTGCGCATCGAGCGATTCTCGCGCTACTGGGTAACGGTGAAGCCGAGGGCGGAGCGGGCCTGA
- a CDS encoding sigma-70 family RNA polymerase sigma factor — protein MSIVPPPVHAELGALYDQHHGWLHAWLRGKLGNSHDAADLAHDVFLRLLVQEDPSPMREPRAFLTTVAKRVLSNFRRRLRVESVYLESLRALPAHHAPDPEARALAIELLCEIDRRLDSLAPRARRAFLMSQVDEMKQGDIAAALGVSLATVQRDIANAVHACFFG, from the coding sequence ATGTCCATCGTCCCGCCGCCTGTACACGCCGAACTCGGCGCCCTGTATGACCAGCATCATGGGTGGCTGCACGCGTGGCTGCGCGGCAAGCTGGGCAATTCCCACGATGCCGCCGACCTCGCTCACGACGTCTTTTTGCGGCTGCTGGTGCAAGAAGACCCCTCGCCGATGCGCGAGCCGCGCGCCTTTCTGACGACCGTCGCCAAGCGGGTCTTGTCCAATTTCCGGCGCCGGCTCAGGGTCGAGTCCGTCTACCTGGAGTCGCTGCGGGCGTTGCCCGCCCATCATGCGCCCGATCCCGAGGCCCGCGCCCTCGCCATCGAACTGCTGTGCGAGATCGACCGCCGCCTGGACAGCCTGGCGCCGCGCGCGCGCCGGGCCTTCCTGATGTCGCAGGTCGACGAGATGAAGCAGGGCGACATCGCCGCCGCGCTGGGCGTTTCCCTGGCCACGGTGCAGCGCGACATCGCCAACGCCGTCCATGCCTGTTTCTTCGGCTGA
- the egtD gene encoding L-histidine N(alpha)-methyltransferase — protein sequence MYNPSYSPYVPASEPCIKAAASPRFHQLHSEDDDAVRTEIERGLRADRPSISPKYLYDELGSNLFTAITQLPEYYPTRCEREIVERHATEIARHVGPVRSLIDLGAGDCAKAERLFPYLAPAQYVPVDISVEYLRQAVDRLGARYTELDLVAVGTDFFETLSLPPDVGETERLFFYPGSSIGNLAPDHAAGLLKRIREACAGGGLLIGVDLVKSRALLEPAYDDPLGVTAAFNLNTLRHANRIIDADFDVAQWSHVAFYNEAQARIEMHLQAETDLTVTWPRGQRSFARGQRIHTENSYKYWPSTFKAMLERAGFHNVRYWTDEREWFALFGARA from the coding sequence ATGTACAACCCGTCTTACTCGCCGTACGTTCCCGCCAGCGAGCCTTGCATCAAGGCCGCGGCATCCCCGCGCTTTCACCAGTTGCATTCCGAGGACGACGACGCCGTACGGACCGAAATAGAACGCGGCCTGCGCGCCGACCGTCCCAGCATCAGCCCCAAGTACCTGTACGACGAACTGGGCTCCAACCTGTTCACGGCGATCACGCAACTGCCGGAGTACTACCCCACCCGTTGCGAACGCGAAATCGTCGAACGCCATGCGACGGAGATCGCGCGCCACGTCGGCCCCGTGCGCAGTCTCATCGACCTCGGCGCGGGCGATTGCGCCAAGGCCGAACGGCTATTTCCCTATCTGGCGCCGGCCCAATACGTGCCCGTGGACATCTCCGTCGAATACCTGCGGCAGGCGGTCGACCGTCTCGGCGCCCGCTACACGGAGCTGGACCTGGTGGCCGTCGGCACTGATTTCTTCGAAACGCTGAGCCTGCCGCCGGACGTCGGCGAAACGGAGCGCCTGTTCTTCTACCCCGGCTCCAGCATCGGCAACCTGGCGCCCGACCATGCCGCCGGCCTGTTGAAGCGCATCCGCGAGGCCTGTGCCGGCGGCGGTCTCCTGATCGGCGTGGACCTGGTGAAGTCGCGCGCCCTGCTCGAACCCGCCTACGACGACCCGCTGGGCGTCACCGCCGCCTTCAACCTGAACACCTTGCGGCACGCCAACCGCATCATCGACGCCGATTTCGACGTCGCCCAGTGGTCTCACGTCGCCTTCTACAACGAAGCGCAGGCGCGCATCGAAATGCACCTGCAGGCCGAGACCGACCTCACCGTGACCTGGCCGCGCGGCCAGCGCAGCTTCGCCCGAGGCCAGCGCATCCACACCGAAAACTCGTACAAGTACTGGCCGTCCACCTTCAAGGCCATGCTGGAGCGCGCGGGTTTCCACAACGTGCGCTACTGGACCGACGAACGGGAATGGTTCGCCCTGTTCGGCGCCCGCGCATAA
- a CDS encoding DUF883 family protein: MRSNSHTAEIVANKEKVAASFRELVAGTEDLLRSTASYTGEEVEEARRRLRRQLETARGMAGEWEQSASERYRRASELTDQYVHENAWKSIGVAALVGLLLGACLSSGDRR, encoded by the coding sequence ATGAGATCGAATTCGCATACCGCCGAGATCGTCGCCAACAAGGAAAAGGTTGCGGCCAGCTTCCGGGAACTCGTGGCCGGCACGGAGGATTTGTTGCGTTCGACCGCCTCCTATACGGGCGAAGAGGTCGAAGAGGCGCGCCGGCGCCTGCGCCGCCAACTGGAAACGGCGCGCGGCATGGCAGGCGAATGGGAGCAGTCCGCGTCGGAACGCTATCGACGCGCCTCCGAGCTGACGGACCAGTACGTCCACGAGAACGCCTGGAAGTCGATCGGGGTGGCCGCCCTGGTGGGCCTGCTGCTGGGCGCCTGCCTGAGCTCGGGCGACCGCCGCTGA
- a CDS encoding phospholipase D-like domain-containing protein, with product MQRLGRLLGMAAIAAGLLGGCASVPDTDHLSGAESQIRLATDSGWLNYRRGQDIVKQLDEQPAATAQGDFLARHLKVEEAISGAPLTIGNRVTLLADGPRTYAAMLRDIRAARQYIHMESYIFDDDEVGRMFADAFIAKREEGVAVALMVDGVGTIGTPDALFKRMRDAGVKVVVFNPVNPVRAKAGWAPNNRDHRKLLVVDGKVGFLGGINISGVYASAPSRGGSAGSALSFSRGGKADGAKPDAETAPWRDTHIRVEGPAVGEIERVMQQGWTEQHGPPLDAREYYPRSTPVGPTMVRIVANRPGDKDGYTLYLTLISAIKSAQRSIHITMAYFVPDPAFVQALTEAAQRGVDVGMVLPGFSDSSLVWHAGRSYYTQLLEAGAHLYERRDALLHAKTAVIDGVWSTVGSSNMDWRSFALNYELNAVILGPDFGGEMEALFERDVAEATPVTAEGWAKRGFEDRFMEAFARLFERWL from the coding sequence ATGCAACGGCTGGGACGCTTGCTGGGCATGGCGGCCATCGCGGCCGGCCTGCTCGGCGGTTGCGCCAGCGTGCCCGACACCGACCATCTTTCCGGCGCTGAAAGCCAGATCCGGCTCGCCACCGATTCAGGGTGGCTGAACTACCGGCGCGGCCAGGACATCGTCAAGCAGCTCGACGAGCAGCCCGCCGCCACGGCGCAGGGCGACTTCCTCGCCCGCCACCTGAAGGTGGAGGAAGCCATCAGCGGCGCGCCGCTGACGATAGGCAACCGCGTCACCCTGCTGGCCGACGGGCCCCGGACCTACGCGGCGATGCTGCGCGACATACGTGCGGCGCGCCAGTACATCCACATGGAAAGCTATATCTTCGACGACGACGAGGTCGGGCGGATGTTCGCCGATGCCTTCATCGCCAAGCGCGAAGAGGGCGTGGCCGTGGCGTTGATGGTCGACGGCGTGGGCACCATCGGCACCCCGGATGCATTGTTCAAGCGCATGCGCGATGCCGGCGTGAAAGTGGTGGTGTTCAATCCCGTCAATCCCGTGCGCGCCAAGGCCGGCTGGGCGCCGAACAACCGCGACCATCGCAAGCTGCTGGTGGTGGACGGCAAGGTCGGCTTCCTGGGCGGCATCAACATCAGCGGGGTATACGCGTCGGCGCCTTCGCGCGGCGGCAGCGCAGGCTCGGCGCTTTCGTTTTCGCGCGGCGGGAAGGCCGACGGCGCCAAGCCGGATGCCGAGACCGCGCCGTGGCGCGACACGCATATCCGTGTCGAGGGCCCGGCGGTCGGTGAAATCGAGCGCGTCATGCAGCAAGGGTGGACCGAGCAGCACGGCCCGCCGCTCGATGCGCGCGAATACTATCCCCGCTCGACGCCGGTGGGGCCGACGATGGTGCGCATCGTCGCCAACCGGCCGGGCGACAAGGACGGCTATACGCTGTACCTGACCTTGATTTCCGCCATCAAGAGCGCGCAGCGTTCCATCCACATCACCATGGCGTACTTCGTTCCCGATCCCGCCTTCGTGCAGGCCTTGACCGAGGCGGCGCAGCGCGGGGTGGACGTCGGCATGGTCCTGCCCGGCTTCAGCGATTCGTCGCTCGTCTGGCACGCCGGCCGGTCGTACTACACGCAGTTGCTGGAGGCGGGCGCGCACCTGTATGAACGCCGCGACGCCTTGCTGCACGCCAAGACGGCGGTCATCGACGGGGTGTGGTCCACGGTGGGGTCCAGCAATATGGACTGGCGCAGCTTCGCCCTGAACTATGAGTTGAACGCGGTCATCCTGGGGCCGGACTTCGGCGGCGAAATGGAGGCGCTGTTCGAGCGCGACGTGGCGGAGGCCACGCCCGTCACGGCGGAGGGGTGGGCCAAGCGCGGATTCGAAGATCGCTTCATGGAAGCCTTCGCGCGCCTGTTCGAGCGCTGGCTTTAA
- a CDS encoding RNA polymerase factor sigma-54, whose amino-acid sequence MAQATYELRARQQTSLTPRLQQSVKLLQMSALEFTHEIEQALATNPFLEEVEDDGPPQADAPAGEAEQAIAVEALATPSAVADMDGITVSTAEIPAEAVTELPELPDPQTEYSGDYPAARGTGDGETDVGQWARSILDLRDHLSNELCSYRLAERDRLLAAYVIEGLDEDGYLRTDLEELAGEGAFDPPPEREEWEVALKLVQQLDVPGIAARNLAECLTLQLQALPPETDGRELALHIVANELERLGKHDFSGLGRTCQCSDDDLRGACALIRSLDPRPGLRYAKPDSSYIVPDVMVHKFNGQWIVTPNRASMPRARLHRAYADLFRSARYSDRSPMAQELQEARWLIRNVEQRYSTIQRVAEAIVLRQQTFFEYGEIALRPLMLREIADELEIHESTVSRATSNKYMATPRGIFEFKHFFSRELYTDTGGSCSAAAVRALIKEMIDGEDSNSPLSDVDLAQKLGEQGVVVARRTVSKYRGQLKYPPAEMRRQY is encoded by the coding sequence TTGGCACAAGCCACTTACGAGTTGAGGGCCCGGCAGCAGACCAGCCTGACCCCCCGCTTGCAGCAGTCCGTAAAACTGCTGCAAATGTCCGCGCTTGAATTCACCCACGAAATCGAACAAGCGTTGGCCACCAATCCCTTCCTGGAAGAAGTGGAAGACGACGGCCCCCCGCAAGCGGATGCGCCCGCCGGCGAGGCCGAACAGGCGATCGCCGTGGAGGCCCTGGCTACCCCGTCGGCCGTGGCGGACATGGACGGCATAACCGTCTCGACCGCCGAGATTCCCGCCGAAGCGGTGACCGAACTACCCGAATTGCCGGACCCGCAGACGGAGTATTCCGGCGACTATCCGGCCGCGCGCGGCACCGGCGACGGCGAGACCGACGTCGGCCAATGGGCGCGCAGCATCCTCGACCTGCGCGACCACCTGAGCAACGAATTGTGCAGCTACCGCCTGGCCGAACGCGACCGCCTGCTGGCCGCCTACGTCATCGAGGGCCTGGACGAGGACGGCTATCTGCGCACCGATCTCGAGGAACTGGCCGGCGAAGGCGCCTTCGATCCGCCGCCGGAGCGCGAAGAGTGGGAAGTCGCGTTGAAGCTGGTGCAGCAACTGGACGTGCCCGGCATCGCCGCGCGCAACCTGGCGGAGTGCCTGACCTTGCAATTGCAGGCCTTGCCGCCGGAAACCGACGGGCGGGAACTGGCGCTGCACATCGTGGCCAACGAACTGGAACGCCTCGGCAAGCACGACTTCTCCGGCCTGGGCCGCACCTGCCAATGCAGCGACGACGACCTGCGCGGCGCCTGCGCCCTGATCCGCAGTCTCGATCCCCGTCCCGGCCTGCGCTACGCCAAGCCCGACTCCAGCTATATCGTGCCGGACGTGATGGTGCACAAATTCAACGGGCAATGGATCGTCACGCCCAATCGCGCCTCCATGCCGCGCGCGCGCCTGCATCGCGCCTATGCCGACCTGTTCCGCAGCGCGCGCTACAGCGATCGCTCGCCGATGGCGCAGGAGCTGCAGGAAGCGCGCTGGCTGATCCGCAACGTCGAGCAGCGCTACAGCACCATACAGCGCGTGGCCGAGGCCATCGTGCTGCGCCAGCAGACCTTCTTCGAATACGGGGAAATCGCGCTGCGGCCGCTGATGCTGCGCGAGATCGCCGACGAACTGGAGATCCACGAATCGACGGTCTCGCGCGCCACCAGCAACAAGTACATGGCGACGCCGCGCGGCATCTTCGAGTTCAAGCACTTCTTCTCGCGCGAGCTGTACACCGACACCGGCGGCAGTTGCTCGGCCGCCGCGGTGCGCGCCCTGATCAAGGAAATGATCGACGGCGAAGACAGCAATTCGCCTTTGTCCGACGTCGACCTCGCGCAGAAGCTCGGCGAGCAAGGCGTCGTGGTCGCGCGCCGCACGGTGTCCAAGTATCGCGGCCAACTGAAGTATCCGCCCGCCGAAATGCGGCGCCAGTATTGA
- a CDS encoding PRC-barrel domain-containing protein has translation MTDKQIEPGRGPVPVGTPAESRIVGSGKRSSTGPGPAVMAARTLEGNDVLNLAGEKLGVLQEIMLDVPSGRIAYAVLERGGIMGIGDKLFAIPWTALTLDTDRKCFLLDMDLERLRQAAGFDKDNWPASADEAWAALKGGAAGGAASPASPGQGPVGSGADPGQIFD, from the coding sequence ATGACAGACAAGCAGATCGAACCCGGGCGCGGCCCGGTGCCCGTGGGCACGCCGGCCGAGAGCCGCATCGTGGGATCCGGCAAGCGCTCGTCCACCGGGCCCGGGCCGGCCGTCATGGCGGCTCGGACCCTGGAAGGCAACGACGTGCTGAATCTTGCCGGCGAGAAGCTGGGGGTATTGCAGGAGATCATGCTGGATGTCCCCAGCGGCCGCATCGCCTACGCGGTGCTGGAGCGGGGCGGCATCATGGGCATCGGCGACAAGCTTTTCGCGATTCCGTGGACCGCCCTGACCCTGGACACCGACCGCAAGTGCTTCCTGCTCGATATGGACCTGGAACGGCTGCGGCAGGCCGCCGGCTTCGACAAGGACAACTGGCCCGCTTCGGCGGACGAGGCGTGGGCGGCGTTGAAAGGGGGAGCAGCGGGAGGGGCGGCATCCCCAGCATCCCCGGGGCAAGGGCCGGTGGGATCGGGCGCCGACCCCGGGCAGATATTCGACTGA
- a CDS encoding sigma-54 interaction domain-containing protein: MPSSSSTRRNASRVDRPAVPEPAAMGRCPAMQQLAQQIEKVATTEASVLVVGESGCGKELVARAIHTGSQRAGQPFVPVNCGAIPPSLIEAELFGHEKGSFTGAVAQNIGYFEHATGGTLFLDEVTEMPLDMQVQLLRVLETGVFHRVGGLHPVEVDVRIVAATNRDPYAAVEQGQFREDLLYRLAVVPLRVPPLRERMEDVPYLAQRFLDGFNAAEGSAKVFAKGSMEALAAYDWPGNVRELKNTVHRAFIMADDEVEIPALAAARKPAKAAATETGSVRMAVGTSLMQAQQDLILATLAHHQGDKRRTARTLGISLKTLYNRLGTYETAASRG, translated from the coding sequence ATGCCCAGCTCCTCTTCGACGCGCAGGAACGCGTCGCGCGTCGACCGCCCCGCCGTTCCCGAACCCGCCGCCATGGGCCGCTGTCCCGCAATGCAGCAACTGGCGCAGCAGATCGAGAAGGTCGCCACCACGGAGGCGAGCGTCCTCGTCGTGGGCGAGAGCGGTTGCGGCAAGGAACTGGTGGCGCGGGCCATCCACACGGGCAGCCAGCGCGCCGGCCAGCCTTTCGTTCCCGTCAACTGTGGCGCCATTCCGCCCTCGCTGATCGAGGCGGAATTGTTCGGCCATGAAAAAGGCAGCTTCACCGGGGCGGTGGCGCAGAACATCGGCTATTTCGAGCATGCCACGGGCGGCACCCTGTTCCTGGACGAAGTCACGGAAATGCCGCTGGACATGCAGGTCCAATTGCTGCGCGTGCTGGAAACCGGGGTGTTCCACCGGGTGGGCGGCCTGCACCCGGTCGAGGTGGACGTGCGCATCGTCGCGGCCACCAACCGGGACCCCTACGCCGCGGTGGAACAGGGCCAGTTCCGCGAAGACCTGCTTTACCGCCTGGCGGTAGTGCCCCTGCGGGTGCCGCCGCTGCGCGAGCGCATGGAGGACGTGCCCTACCTGGCGCAGCGCTTCCTGGACGGATTCAATGCCGCCGAAGGCAGCGCCAAGGTGTTCGCCAAGGGCAGCATGGAGGCCCTGGCCGCCTACGACTGGCCGGGCAACGTGCGCGAGCTGAAGAATACCGTGCACCGGGCCTTCATCATGGCGGACGACGAGGTGGAAATCCCGGCCCTGGCCGCCGCGCGCAAGCCCGCGAAGGCGGCCGCGACGGAAACCGGCAGCGTGCGGATGGCCGTCGGCACGTCGCTGATGCAGGCCCAGCAGGACCTGATCCTCGCCACCCTGGCCCACCATCAGGGCGACAAGCGGCGCACCGCGCGCACCCTGGGCATCAGCCTGAAGACGCTATACAACCGGCTGGGCACCTACGAGACGGCCGCCTCGCGCGGCTGA
- a CDS encoding sigma-54-dependent transcriptional regulator — protein MPHVLIVDDESPVRTALAEIVKDEGFTVAQASDLREAKIQILRQAPDLVLSDLQLPDGNGLDIFQALSSPNVDVVFITGHASVESAVDALRLGAIDYLLKPVNIQRLKMVLGRMPRNADLSPWGGPFEEDGRFGKMLGRSEPMKLLYKQIAKVAPTEATVLLMGDSGTGKELAAQAIHELSARRKGPFLPVNCGAISPNLIESEMFGHERGSFTGADRQHKGYFERAAGGTLFLDEITEMPVDLQVKLLRVLETGLFMRVGTNREIASDVRVVAATNRNPEEAVAEGKLREDLYHRLNVFPVELPPLRERGDDVLLIAQRYLDILNKERGADKKFTSGTLDAMRRHAWPGNVRELKNYVHRAFILADDNEIRANVVPLQMAPEKASAGTQITVPVGVPLADADRQLIFATLEQCGGVKKHAAEILGISLKTLYNRLEEYAAAGYFPKVSDGAGKGETALSESK, from the coding sequence ATGCCACATGTTTTGATCGTCGATGATGAATCGCCCGTGCGGACCGCACTGGCGGAAATTGTCAAAGACGAGGGTTTCACCGTTGCGCAGGCCAGTGACTTGCGCGAAGCGAAGATACAGATATTGAGACAGGCGCCGGACCTGGTGCTGTCCGATCTCCAGCTTCCCGATGGCAATGGTCTGGACATTTTCCAGGCGCTCAGCTCGCCCAATGTGGACGTGGTGTTCATTACGGGGCATGCGAGCGTGGAAAGCGCGGTGGATGCCCTGCGTCTGGGCGCTATCGACTACCTGCTCAAGCCGGTGAATATCCAGCGCCTGAAAATGGTGCTGGGCCGCATGCCGCGCAACGCGGACCTGTCGCCCTGGGGCGGCCCCTTCGAGGAGGACGGCCGCTTCGGCAAGATGCTGGGCCGGTCCGAGCCGATGAAGCTGCTGTACAAGCAGATCGCCAAGGTCGCGCCGACGGAGGCGACGGTGCTGCTGATGGGCGATAGCGGCACCGGCAAGGAGCTGGCGGCGCAGGCCATCCACGAGTTGAGCGCGCGCCGCAAGGGGCCTTTCCTGCCCGTGAACTGTGGGGCCATTTCGCCCAACCTGATCGAAAGCGAGATGTTCGGCCACGAGCGCGGCAGTTTCACGGGCGCCGACCGGCAGCACAAGGGATATTTCGAAAGGGCCGCGGGCGGCACCCTGTTCCTGGACGAGATCACCGAAATGCCGGTCGACCTGCAGGTCAAGCTGCTGCGGGTGCTGGAGACCGGGCTGTTCATGCGCGTCGGCACCAACCGGGAGATCGCCAGCGACGTGCGCGTGGTGGCGGCGACCAACCGCAATCCCGAGGAAGCCGTGGCCGAAGGCAAGCTGCGGGAGGACCTCTATCACCGCCTGAATGTGTTTCCGGTGGAATTGCCGCCGTTGCGCGAGCGCGGCGACGACGTCCTGCTCATCGCGCAGCGCTACCTGGACATCCTCAACAAGGAGCGCGGCGCGGATAAGAAGTTCACCTCGGGCACGCTGGACGCCATGCGCCGGCACGCCTGGCCGGGCAACGTGCGGGAACTGAAGAACTACGTGCATCGCGCCTTCATCCTGGCCGATGACAACGAGATCCGCGCCAATGTCGTGCCCTTGCAGATGGCGCCGGAAAAGGCGTCGGCGGGCACGCAGATCACCGTGCCGGTGGGCGTGCCCCTGGCCGATGCCGACCGCCAGTTGATTTTCGCCACGCTGGAGCAGTGCGGCGGGGTCAAGAAGCACGCCGCGGAGATCCTGGGCATCAGCCTGAAGACCCTCTACAACCGCCTGGAAGAGTATGCGGCGGCCGGCTACTTCCCCAAGGTGTCCGACGGCGCCGGCAAGGGCGAGACCGCGTTGAGCGAGTCGAAATAG
- a CDS encoding type 1 glutamine amidotransferase domain-containing protein, producing the protein MAEALNNVAVAILAVDGFEQAELLEPRKALQAAGARVAVISAGKGKIQGFRHTDKGEQVEVDQTFAEADPDRFAAVVLPGGVVNADAIRMDPKARDFVKRMQDTGKPLAVICHGAWLLVSADLVRGRTLTSWPSLQDDLRNAGAKWEDKEVVVDGNWISSRKPDDLPAFNRELLKQLQGAAQAA; encoded by the coding sequence ATGGCCGAAGCATTGAACAACGTGGCCGTCGCCATTCTGGCGGTGGACGGTTTCGAACAGGCGGAATTGCTGGAGCCGCGCAAGGCGCTGCAGGCGGCCGGCGCGCGCGTGGCGGTGATTTCCGCCGGCAAGGGCAAGATCCAGGGTTTCCGGCACACCGACAAGGGCGAGCAGGTCGAGGTCGACCAGACCTTCGCGGAGGCCGACCCCGACCGGTTCGCGGCGGTGGTGCTGCCGGGCGGCGTGGTCAACGCGGACGCCATCCGCATGGATCCCAAGGCGCGGGACTTCGTGAAGCGCATGCAGGACACGGGCAAGCCGCTGGCCGTGATCTGCCACGGGGCCTGGCTGCTGGTCTCGGCGGATCTGGTGCGCGGCCGCACCCTGACGAGCTGGCCCTCGCTGCAGGACGACCTGCGCAATGCCGGCGCGAAGTGGGAAGACAAGGAAGTGGTGGTCGACGGGAACTGGATCAGCAGCCGCAAGCCCGATGACCTGCCGGCGTTCAACCGGGAATTGCTCAAGCAGTTGCAGGGAGCGGCGCAGGCGGCCTGA
- a CDS encoding tripartite tricarboxylate transporter substrate binding protein, whose product MRLSLPLSLFRRTCAVALLGASLAGGAAGAAGQADWPTHPITLIVPFPTGGTTDVLARALGDELSRKLGQPVIVENRPGAGATIGADYVAKSKPDGYTLLMGAVHHTIATSVYKSLGYDFQKDLAPIAPIAMVPNVLTVNPAYTPARDVAELVKLAKQAPHGLTYGSNGYGTAQHLIGTQFQAATGAPLLHVPYKGSGPLTTDLLGGQVAMSFDTITTVLPHIKAGKLRALAVTTARRSDALPDVPTLQQAGLAGFDIGTWFGVFAPAATPQPVLARLSSEVEGITSRPTFRQRMAAAGAEPMNETPAQFGQRIAEETRKFAKLVKEGNVTVE is encoded by the coding sequence ATGCGCCTGTCCCTACCCCTATCCCTGTTCCGGCGGACCTGCGCCGTCGCCCTGCTGGGCGCAAGCCTGGCCGGCGGCGCGGCCGGCGCGGCCGGCCAGGCCGATTGGCCCACGCACCCCATCACCCTGATCGTGCCCTTCCCGACCGGCGGCACCACCGACGTGCTGGCGCGCGCCCTGGGCGACGAATTGTCCCGCAAGCTGGGACAGCCCGTCATCGTCGAGAACCGGCCCGGCGCGGGCGCCACCATCGGGGCGGACTACGTCGCCAAGTCCAAACCGGATGGCTACACCCTGCTGATGGGTGCCGTCCACCACACCATCGCCACCAGCGTCTACAAGTCGCTGGGCTACGACTTCCAGAAGGACCTGGCGCCGATCGCCCCCATCGCCATGGTGCCCAACGTCCTGACCGTCAACCCGGCCTATACGCCGGCGCGCGACGTGGCGGAGCTGGTGAAGCTGGCCAAGCAGGCCCCGCACGGCCTGACCTACGGCTCGAACGGCTACGGCACCGCCCAGCACCTGATCGGCACGCAATTCCAGGCCGCCACCGGCGCGCCGCTGCTGCACGTTCCCTACAAAGGCAGCGGCCCCCTGACCACCGACCTGCTCGGCGGCCAGGTGGCGATGTCCTTCGACACCATCACCACGGTGCTGCCCCACATCAAGGCCGGCAAGCTGCGCGCCCTGGCCGTGACCACCGCGCGGCGCAGCGACGCGCTGCCCGACGTGCCGACCCTGCAACAGGCCGGCCTGGCGGGTTTCGACATCGGCACCTGGTTCGGCGTCTTCGCGCCCGCGGCCACGCCCCAGCCCGTGCTGGCGCGCCTGAGCAGCGAGGTCGAAGGGATCACTTCCAGACCGACGTTCCGGCAACGCATGGCCGCCGCCGGCGCCGAACCGATGAACGAAACGCCGGCGCAATTCGGCCAGCGCATCGCCGAGGAAACCCGCAAGTTCGCCAAGCTGGTCAAGGAAGGAAACGTGACCGTCGAGTAG